AGCAGCCCCCGGATCACCCGGACCCGGGCCACGTCCGTCCCGTCGTAGTCCCGCTGCCCCCCGGCCGTCCGGGCCGGCGGCGGCATCAGGCCGCGCTCCTCGTACAGCCGCAACGCCCTGGGCGTCGCTCCGGCGGCCGCCGCCGCGTCCCCGATCCGCATCCCCGCGCGTCCTTCCTCCCCATGCCACCCCGTCAAACCCCACCACCGGACGGTTGTTCCCGCCACCCGCGCTCGGCGGCGAGGGCGGACGGGGCGGCGGAGGACGGGACGGCGGTGCACCCCGCGAGGGACGGCGGAGGACGGGACGGCGACGCACCCCGCGAGGGACGGCGGAGGACGGGACGGCGGCGCACGGGACGGCGGTGCACCCCGCGAGGGACGGCGGAGGACGGGACGGCGGCGCACCCCGCGAGGGACGGCGACCCGCACGACGCCCGGCGGACCACCGGCCGCCGCGCGGAGGCGGCGCCCCCGGCTCAGGCGCCGGATCGGGTCGGCGACGGGCCGGGGGGACGACGGCGAGAGCTGCGCGAGCGGCCCGTCCGACAGCGGCCGGGACGGCGGACCGCACATCGCCGCCACCCGCCGCCCGCCACAGCTCCCGGCCCGCCCAGCCGCGCCGCGCCGGGTCGGGTCGGCGACCTGCATCCGGTCTGTCGGCCTCGTCCTCCCGGGCGGCCGGGCGGCCGGGCGGCCGGGCGCCGCGTCCCCGGCTGCGTCCCCGGCCCCGGCTCCGGGGCCTGCGGCTCCCTCTACCCCAGTTCCACCAGGACCGCGCCGAAGTACCGGCCCTCGATCATCTCCTGGAACGCCTGCGGGGCCCGGTCCAGGCCGGTGATCCGGGTGTGCGGGAAGGTGATGGCGCCGGTGCGCAGCCACTCGCCGAAGCGGGGCAGCCACTCGGCTTCCGCGGCGGCGTGTCCGTCGTTCGCGTAACCAGCCAACCGGACGCCCTTGAGGATGAGCGGGAAGGCGTCCAGGCGCAGCGGGGCGCTGCTCCCGGGGGTGCCGTCGAGCTGGTGGGAGAGGACGCCGATCAGGGCGGCGCGGGCTCCGGGGCGGGCGGCGGCGAGGGCGGCCTCGGCCTGGTGGCCGCCGACGGTGTCGAGCAGGAGGTCGATGCCGTCGGGGGCGGCCTCGGCGAGTTGCCGGGCGAAGCGTTCGGCCCGCTCCGGGCCGGGCGTGCGTGCGTCCACGAGCACGGCGTCGTAGCCGAGTTCGCGCAGCCGCTCGGCCTTGGCCGGGGAGCCGGTGGTCCCCAGGACGGTCCCCGCGCCGAGCAGGCGGGCGGTCTGGCCGGCCAGCGTGCCGACGGCGCCGGCCGCGCCGGTGACCAGCACGGTGTCGCCGGGGCGGACGGGTGCGGTCCGGGTCAGCGCCCCGTACCCGACCGCGCCGGGCGACAGGTGGGCCGCCGGGTCCGGCAGGTGACCGCCCAGCGGGGTGAGCGCCGCCGGGTCCGCCACCGCGTACTCCCGCCAGCCCTGCACGTGCGCGACCAGGTCGCCGGGCCGCAGCCCGCTGCCCGCCGGGGCTTCGACCACCTCCCCGACGGCCGGTCCGAACAGCGTCTCCCCCGGTCCGATCCCGGGGAACGGCGTCCCCGGCGGGGTGTCGCCGAGCAGCGTCGCCAGGCCGGGGAAGAGCACGAACCACCGGTTGCGCAGCAGCACCCGGCCCGCTCCGGGCTCCGGCGCGGGCGTCTCCACCACGACCAGGTCGGCGGCGACCGGACGGCCCTGCGGGAGACGGGCCAGCCGGACCTCCCGGACGGTTGCGGGCACACTCATGACGGCTCCTCGGGGAGGGCCCGGCGGACGGCCGGGCGGGCGGGCGGAAAGTGCCGGAACGGTAGTCCCTGCCCCACGGGTCAGGGTCAAGGACCCGGGTCTCCCACGGGCCGCGTCCGCGCCGGGACGGGACGCGCCGCGCCGCACCGGGACGGGACGCGCCACGCCGCGCCGGGGCGGGCCGTCAGGTGTCGGTGGCGGCTGGCAGGCTGGCCCGATGAGTGAACCCACCACCTCGCCGCAGAACTTCTCCCCCGCCTGGTCCGAGACCGCGGGCCGGGCCGATCCGCCGCTGGTCGGCGACGAGCGGGAGATCCTGCTCGCCTACCTGGAGTTCCACCGCGAGACCTTCGCGCTCAAGTGCGCAGGCGTGCCGGCCGAGCGGCTGTCCGAGTTCCTGGTGCCGCCGTCCGGGCTGACGCTGCACGGGCTGGTGCGGCACCTGGCCGGGGTCGAGCAGTGGTGGTTGCAGATCCAGTTCGCCGGGGACGAGTCCCGCCCGCTGGTGTACTACTCGGACGACGACCCGGACCAGGACTTCGAGCACCTCGACGGGGACTTCGAGCAGGCCCTCGCCACCTGGCGCGCCCAGGTGGAGGTCTCCCGCCGGATCGTCGCCGACGCCCCCTCGCTGGACGCCACCGGCACCCACAAGGCGACCGGGCAGCCGGTCTCGCTGCGCCGCGTCCTGGTGCACCTGCTGGCCGAGTACGCCCGCCACAACGGGCACGCGGACCTGCTGCGCGAGCGGATCGACGGCGCCACCGGGTACTGACCGGCCCCGCGCGGCCCCCGGCTACCGACCGGCCCGGTACCGGTCCGCGCGGTACCGGCCCCGCGCTGCCCCCGGCTACCGACCGGCCCGGTACCGACCGGCCCGGTACCGGCCCGCGCGGTACCGGGTGCCGGGGGGCTCCGGAGGCACCGCCCGGAGCCTCCCGGGCGGGGGTTGTAGCCTGGTGGGGTGCTCCTACTCGTCAGTCGTCGCCACGTGGACCTGCTCCGCGTCACGAGCATGTCCTGTCGACGCTCCGGCTGACCGCACCCCCGCTCGACCCCCTCTCCCGGCCCCCGCCCTCCCATCCGGACGCGCGGGCCCCCGTCTCCCCCGGCCCGCCCGGCGCGACCCGCCGTCCCCCGCCGGGGTCTTCACCACCGCGGACGCACCCCCATGACGCAGCAGCACCCCACCTCCCTCCCCGTCATCGACCTCTCGCTCGCCGACGGCTCCCCCGCCGACCGGGAGCGCCTGCACCGCGACCTGCGCGCGGCGGCGACCGGTGTCGGCTTCTTCCAGCTCACCGGGCACGGCGTCACCCCCGCCGAGACCGCCGCGCTGACCTCCGCGATGCGGGCCTTCTTCGCCCTGCCCGAGGCCGACCGGCTGGCGGTCAGCAACCTGAACTCGCCGCACTTCCGCGGCTACACCCGCACCGGCGACGAGCGCACCGGCGGCCGCCGCGACTGGCGCGACCAGCTGGACATCGGCCCCGAGCTGCCGCCGCACGTCCCGGCCCCGGGCGAGCCCGCGTACTGGTGGCTGGAGGGCCCCAACCAGTGGCCCGCCGCGCTGCCGGAGCTGCGCACCGCCGCCCTGCACTGGATCGACCGCCTCGACGGCGTCGCCCGCCGGCTGCTGCACGCCCTGCTCGCCTCGATCGGCGCCCGCCCCGACTTCTACGACGACGCCTTCGCCCCGCACCCGCACCTGCGGCTCAAGCTGGTCCGCTACCCGGGCAGCGCCCCAGACGGCCCGCCGCAGGGCGTCGGCACCCACAAGGACTACGGCTTCATCACCCTGCTCCTCCAGGACACCGTCGGCGGCCTCCAGGTCGAGCGCCCCGACGGCACCTTCCTGGACGTCCCCCCGCTGGACGGCGCCTTCGTCGTCAACCTCGGCGAGCTGCTGGAGGTCGCCACCGACGGCTACCTCAAGGCCACCTCGCACCGGGTGGTCTCCCCGCCCGGGGCCCGCGAGCGGTTCTCCGTCCCGTTCTTCTACAACCCCCGGCTGGACGCCCACATCACCCCGCTCGACTTCCCGCACGCCCACCACGCCCCCGGCGTCACCCAGGACCCTTCGAATCCCCTGCACGCCGAGTTCGGCGTCAACGAACTGAAGGGCTACAGCCGGGCTCACCCCGAGGTCACCAGGCGTCACCACGCCGAGCTGCTCCCGCTGGGCTGACCACCGCCGCCCGCGCGGTCCGGGCCCCGGGGTAGGCTCCCCGCGCTGATCGGGCCCGACGGGGAGGGGCGGGGCATGACCGCGTACGACCACTGGTTCCGGCTCGACCTGGAGGTGACCGGCACGGCCGGCGGCCGGGCCGGGCTGCGCGCGGGGCTGGAGGCCCACGGCTGGGTGGTCACGGTGCTGGACGAGGACGGGCCGCGCCGGGCCCGCTGGCTGGTGGAGGCCGGGGTCACCGGCGCCCGGGCCGGGGCGGCCCTCGCGGTGCGGCTCACCCTGGCCCGGCTGGTCGGGCGGAGCCCGGCGGAGGCCGACCTGCGGCTCCAGGAGCCGGTCCACCGCCAGGAGCCGCCGCGCGGGCGGTACACCGTCCGGCGGCCGGTCCCGGGGCCGGTCCGGTGGCGTCCGCTGCTGGCCCGCACCGGGCTGTTCGACACCGGGCGCGAGGTGTTCCTGTCCCCGGGCCCCGACGTCCGGGACCGGGCCGCGGCCGAGGCGGTCCGGGCCCTGCCGGGCGTCGCGCTGCCCCCGGCGGACGGCGAGCCGCACCCGGTCGGCCCGGAACTGGTCCGCGCCGGCCGCACCGGGGCCGTTCCGCTGCCGACCCGGACGGTGGTCCCGCTGCTCGCCGCGGGGTGTTCGCGGTGCTGCTGGCCGGGCTGGCGCTCGGCGGACTGCACGCCGGCCCGGCGGCCCGGGCGGCGGTCCTGCTGCTCGTCGCGCCGGTGGGCGCCCTGCTCGCGGCGGTGGTCGTCCACGCACCGCACTGGACGGCCCGCACCGCGCCCCGCACCCCGGCGGCCTGCGCGGCCGGGGCCGTCGGGGCGCCGGTCCTCGCCGCGCTGGCCGCGCTGGTCGGGGCGTCGTCGGCCCGGCTCTGGCCCACCGCCCTGGTCTCGGTCGGCCTGCTGCTGTGCGGCAACGGGCTGCGGCTGCTGCTGCGCGGCCTGACCTGGCAGGCCACCGCCGCCTGGCTGGTCCCGGCGCTGCTGCCGATCGTGCTGGTCGGGCTGCCCGGGTTCGGCTTCTCGCTGCACGCCTTCTACCTGGACGGCTTCGGCCTGAACCGGGAGGACACCCAGATCCCGGCGCTCTGGCAGGTGATCGCCGACGCCAAGGCGCTGGTGGTGGTGGCGGGCCCGCTGGTCGCGGTGTCGCTGCTCGGCTACGCCCGGCACCTGCACGCCTTCCGGACGCTGGGCGGGGTGTCGGTGGCGGCGCTGCTGCTGCTGGTCGCCTTCGCGGGGGCGGTCGGGCTGTACCAGACGCAGGTCGTCGTGCCCGCCGCGCACGCCGCCGACGTCGCCCAGCAGCAGGCCCGGGCGGGCCGCCGGCCCGCGCCGTACTTCGGCATCGCCCGCGCCTGGTCTGCCTGCGCCCGGTGGGCGAGGCCGGCTGGGACGGGGCCGCGCCGGTGGCGGAGCACCCGTACCTGGTGTTCCCGGCCGCCGGGGACTGGGCCGCGCTGTGGGACGTCCGCACGGGCGGGACGCTGAACGTCAAGCGCGAGCAGTACCGGATCACCGACTCGACCGGGCCGGGTTGCTGACCGGCCGGTCCTGGTGCGGCGGTGGAGGCGGGTGGGACACTACTGGTGTCACAGTGGCGGCGAGGGGTGTGGGGCGTTGGCGGACGGGCCGCGGTGGACGGTGGAGGAACTGGCGGACCGGGCCGGGGTGACGGTGCGCACGCTGCGGTTCTACGGCGCCAAGGGGCTGCTGCCGCCGCCGGAGCTGGGGGCGCGCCGGGTGGGCTGGTACGGGGCGGAGCACCTGGGGCGGCTGGAGCTGATCGAGGAGTTGCAGCGGCAGGGGCTGACGCTGGCCGCGATCGAACGCTACCTGGCCCAACTACCCCAGGACATCGGCGAGTTGGACTTGGCGATCCACCGGGCGCTGGTCGCCTCCTGGACCCCGGAGTCGGCCGAGGAGGCCGACCGGGCCCAGGTGGAGCGCCGCACCGGCCGGGCCCTGTCGGACGCGGACCTCGACTCGCTGGCGGCGATGGGCGCCCTGCACCGCACCGCCGACCCGGACGTGTTCAAGGTCGACCCGGGCCTGCTCCCGCTGGGCGTGCGGGTGCTGGACGTGCCGATCCCGCTGGAGACCCTGCTGGCCGCCCGCGCGGTGGTCCGCCTGCACAGCCGGGCCACCGCCCACGACCTGCACCGCCTGTTCCGCGACACCGTCTGGCGCCCGTACCGGGAGAGCGACCCGCCCCCCGGCGAACTGGAACGGATGCGGGAGCTGACCGACCGCATCCAGCCGATGGTGCTGCAGGCCCTGGTGACGGCGTTCCAGCGCTCCCTGGCCGAGGAGCTGGCCCGCCCGGCGGAGTGACCGGGGGCGGGCGGGCGCGAACTCCGTTCGTACGGTGAGAAATTCCGAGCGCGCACACCGCCGGGGCCCCTATGGTGTGCGGCGATCGGGGCCGTCCGGCCCCCGTGGAAAGCGAAACGATCTGTGCCTTCCCTCCCGTCCCGTCCTTCCGGTCCGCGCCGTTCCACCGCGGCCGCGGCCGCCCTCGGCGTGCTGCTGGCCGTCGGCGGGTTGAGCCGGCCCGCCGCCGCGGCCACCGCCGACCTGCCCGTGCCCGAGGTCCGGTCCACCTCGCCGAGCACCGCCTGCGCGGGCGGCACGGTGCTGGGCGACACGTCGGTGACGTTCTCCGCCCGGGTGGACGATCCGGAGGCCGGTTTCCTGGGCTACGAGTTCAAGGTCACCGAGGCCGGTCACGACGGGACGGTCGTCGCCCGGAACGACCCGGCGCAGTTGACCGTCGCGGCCGGTCAGGACGCCCGCTACGTCCTCGCCCGCGAGGTGCTGTCCGCCGCCGCCGACGGCAGGATCACCACCTTCGTGTGGAAGGTCCGCACGGCCGGTGCCGGGCACCACAGCGACTGGGCCACCTGCCGGTTCACCTTCGACCCGACCCGCCAGGGCGCGCCGGTCGTCTCCCCGCCGGCCGACGCCGTGATCGGCAGGCCCGTCACACTCACCGTCGCACCGCCCGCCGACGGCACCGTGCCCGCGGGCTACCGCTTCCAGCTGAACAGCGACCCGTGGACGGACGTGCCCGCCGATGCCGCGGGCCGGGCCTCGTTCACGTTCACCGCTCCGCAGGAGGTGAACAGGCTCACCGTCACCAGCCTCTCGCCGGGCGGGAACCAGGGCGGGGCCGTCGAGGTCGACTTCGTGGCCGCCGCCCCGCCGCCGGACCTGATCACCGGTGACCTGAACGGCGACGGGAAGCCCGACCTGGTCACCGTCGGCGGCCGCTCCGGCCTCGCCTCCGGCATCTGGTCCGCCCCGGGCCGCGGCGACGGACACCTCGGGGCCGCGAGCAACATCGGCGTCCACGGGACGGGCTTCGAGACCGAGCCGACGCCCGGCGACTTCGACGGTGCGGTCGTCCTCACCGGGCGGTTCACCGGCGGCTCCTTCCAGGACGTCCTGGCCTACTGGCCCTCCGGCCCGCGCGCGGGCCTGGCCCTGGTGCTGGCCGGCGACGGCAACGGCGGTCCGCTCCCCGGCGGCGGCGCGCACACCTCCCTCACCGACTGGGACGGCGGCAACTCCCCGACCCAGGTCGTCGAGGCCGGGAACGTCTCCGGGCTCGACCGCGGCACCAGCGACCTGCTCGGCATCGCCCCGGACGGCTCCGGCGGCACGGCCCTCACCCTCTACCCGGCCGGCTGGTCTCCCGGCGCGTTCGGCCTCCCCGTCCGCTCACCGCCGCGACCCCCGACGGCGACCAGAACTGGAACGACTGGACGATCGCCTCCACCGAGCTCCCGGCGCCCGGCGGCACCACCACCGCGCTCTTCCTGTGGAAGAAGTCCACCGGCGACCTCGTCCTGTGGAAGGACCTCGCCGTCGATCCCGGCACCCACGTCCTCGGACACCAGGCGTTCCAGGTCGCCACCGGGTGGAACACCGGCGCCGACCTCACCCTGCAGGCCGCCGACATCGACACGGACGGCACCCCCGACCTCTGGACGCTGGACGGCTCGGGCGGTGTCACCGCGAACCTGGTGACCGGCCTCTCCGCCGACGGCCCGGCCACCGTCACCCGGGTCACCGACACGCCGGCCGGCTGACGCGCCGCGGCGGGCCGGCCGTGCGTACGGCCGGCCCGCCGGACGGGTGTCAGGGGCGGAGGGTCAGTAGCGGCCGCCGCTCTCGGCGAGGGCAACCAGGGAGGCGGGCGGGGTGAAGCGGTCGCCGTAGGCGGCGGCGAGTTCGCGGGCGCGGGCGGTGAAGCCGGCCGGGCCGCCGGGTAGCCGTTGACGTACTGGAGGACGCCGCCGGTCCAGGCGGGGAAGCCGATGCCGAGGATGGAGCCGATGTTGGCGTCGGGGACGGAGGTGAGGACGTTCTCGTCCAGGCAGCGGATCGAGTCGATGGCCTCGGCGAACAGCATCCGCTCCTTCATGTCCTCGAACGGGATCTCCGCGCCGGGCTCGCCCTTGCCGAAGTGCTCGCGCAGGCCGGGCCAGAGCCGGGTGCGGCGGCCGTCGACGTAGTCGTAGAAGCCGGCGCCGCCGCTGCGGCCGGGGCGGCCGAACTCGTCCAGCATCCGGTCCATGACCTCCTCGCCGGGCTGGGTGGTCCAGCTGCCGCCGGCCGCCTCGACGGCGCGGCGGGTCTCGTTGCGGATCTTGCGCGGCAGGGTGAGGGTGAGCTCGTCCAGCAGGGCGAGGACCTTGGCGGGGTAGCCGGCCTGGGCGGCGGCCTGTTCGACGGAGGACGGGTCGAGGCCCTCGCCGATCATCGCGACGCCCTCGTTGAGGAACTGGCCGATGACCCGGGAGGTGAAGAAGCCGCGGGAGTCGTTGACCACGATCGGGGTCTTGCGGATCTGCCGGACCAGGTCGAAGGCGCGGGCCAGCGCCTCGCCGCCGGTCTCCGGGCCGCGGATGATCTCCACCAGCGGCATCTTGTCGACCGGCGAGAAGAAGTGCAGGCCGATGAAGTCGGCGGGCCGGTCGACGCCTTCGGCGAGCAGGCCGATCGGCAGGGTGGAGGTGTTGGAGCAGAGCAGCGCGTCGGGGGCGACCAGGTGCTGGACCTCCTGGAAGACCTTGTGCTTGAGCTCGGGCTGCTCGAAGACCGCCTCGATGACGGTGTCGCAGCCGGCCAGGTCGGCGGCGTCCGCGGTGGGGGTGATCCGGGCCAGGAACGCCTCGCGCTCGTCGGCGGTCATCCGGCCGCGGGCCACCTGCTTGTCCAGCAGGCCCGCGCTGTACGCCTTGCCGCGCTCGGCGGCCTCCGCGCTGACGTCCTTGAGCAGGACGTCCAGGCCGGCCTTGGCGCAGGAGTACGCGATGCCCGCGCCCATCATGCCCGCGCCCAGCACCGCGACCTTCGCCGCCTTCCGGGCGGTCACCGAACTCGGGCGGGAGGCACCGGAGTTGACTGCCTGGAGGTCGAAGAAGAACGCCTGGATCATGTTCTTCGAGGTGGGCCCGCAGGCGAGTTCGGTGAAGTACCGGGCCTCGATCGCGAACGCGGTGTCCACGTCGACCTGGGAGCTCTCCACGGCCGCCGCCAGGATGTTGCGCGGCGCGGGGTAGGGCGCGCCGTTCAGCTGCTTGCGCAGGTTGGCCGGGAAGGCGGGCAGGTTGGCGGCGAAGGCCGGGGTGCTGGGGGTGCCGCCGGGGATCTTGTACCCCTTGGCGTCCCAGGGCTGGAGGCTGGTCGGGTTCGCGGCGATGAACGCGCGCGCCTTGGCGTCCATCTCCTGCGCGTCGGAGGCGAGTTCGTGCACCAGGCCGTGCTCCAGGGCCTGCGCCGGGC
This is a stretch of genomic DNA from Kitasatospora fiedleri. It encodes these proteins:
- a CDS encoding FG-GAP repeat domain-containing protein; the protein is MPSLPSRPSGPRRSTAAAAALGVLLAVGGLSRPAAAATADLPVPEVRSTSPSTACAGGTVLGDTSVTFSARVDDPEAGFLGYEFKVTEAGHDGTVVARNDPAQLTVAAGQDARYVLAREVLSAAADGRITTFVWKVRTAGAGHHSDWATCRFTFDPTRQGAPVVSPPADAVIGRPVTLTVAPPADGTVPAGYRFQLNSDPWTDVPADAAGRASFTFTAPQEVNRLTVTSLSPGGNQGGAVEVDFVAAAPPPDLITGDLNGDGKPDLVTVGGRSGLASGIWSAPGRGDGHLGAASNIGVHGTGFETEPTPGDFDGAVVLTGRFTGGSFQDVLAYWPSGPRAGLALVLAGDGNGGPLPGGGAHTSLTDWDGGNSPTQVVEAGNVSGLDRGTSDLLGIAPDGSGGTALTLYPAGWSPGAFGLPVRSPPRPPTATRTGTTGRSPPPSSRRPAAPPPRSSCGRSPPATSSCGRTSPSIPAPTSSDTRRSRSPPGGTPAPTSPCRPPTSTRTAPPTSGRWTARAVSPRTW
- a CDS encoding MDR family NADP-dependent oxidoreductase gives rise to the protein MSVPATVREVRLARLPQGRPVAADLVVVETPAPEPGAGRVLLRNRWFVLFPGLATLLGDTPPGTPFPGIGPGETLFGPAVGEVVEAPAGSGLRPGDLVAHVQGWREYAVADPAALTPLGGHLPDPAAHLSPGAVGYGALTRTAPVRPGDTVLVTGAAGAVGTLAGQTARLLGAGTVLGTTGSPAKAERLRELGYDAVLVDARTPGPERAERFARQLAEAAPDGIDLLLDTVGGHQAEAALAAARPGARAALIGVLSHQLDGTPGSSAPLRLDAFPLILKGVRLAGYANDGHAAAEAEWLPRFGEWLRTGAITFPHTRITGLDRAPQAFQEMIEGRYFGAVLVELG
- a CDS encoding isopenicillin N synthase family dioxygenase translates to MTQQHPTSLPVIDLSLADGSPADRERLHRDLRAAATGVGFFQLTGHGVTPAETAALTSAMRAFFALPEADRLAVSNLNSPHFRGYTRTGDERTGGRRDWRDQLDIGPELPPHVPAPGEPAYWWLEGPNQWPAALPELRTAALHWIDRLDGVARRLLHALLASIGARPDFYDDAFAPHPHLRLKLVRYPGSAPDGPPQGVGTHKDYGFITLLLQDTVGGLQVERPDGTFLDVPPLDGAFVVNLGELLEVATDGYLKATSHRVVSPPGARERFSVPFFYNPRLDAHITPLDFPHAHHAPGVTQDPSNPLHAEFGVNELKGYSRAHPEVTRRHHAELLPLG
- a CDS encoding DinB family protein; translation: MSEPTTSPQNFSPAWSETAGRADPPLVGDEREILLAYLEFHRETFALKCAGVPAERLSEFLVPPSGLTLHGLVRHLAGVEQWWLQIQFAGDESRPLVYYSDDDPDQDFEHLDGDFEQALATWRAQVEVSRRIVADAPSLDATGTHKATGQPVSLRRVLVHLLAEYARHNGHADLLRERIDGATGY
- a CDS encoding MerR family transcriptional regulator translates to MADGPRWTVEELADRAGVTVRTLRFYGAKGLLPPPELGARRVGWYGAEHLGRLELIEELQRQGLTLAAIERYLAQLPQDIGELDLAIHRALVASWTPESAEEADRAQVERRTGRALSDADLDSLAAMGALHRTADPDVFKVDPGLLPLGVRVLDVPIPLETLLAARAVVRLHSRATAHDLHRLFRDTVWRPYRESDPPPGELERMRELTDRIQPMVLQALVTAFQRSLAEELARPAE
- a CDS encoding putative leader peptide, translating into MLLLVSRRHVDLLRVTSMSCRRSG